In a genomic window of Nodosilinea sp. E11:
- a CDS encoding nitrate ABC transporter ATP-binding protein (This model describes the ATP binding subunits of ATP-binding cassette (ABC) transporters for nitrate transport, or for bicarbonate transport, in bacteria and archaea.), giving the protein MAVFVEVDHVDRVFKLPTGGEYIALKNIDLQIHKGEFVSLVGHSGCGKSTLLNILSGLDQPSKGGIVLEGRQVTEPGPDRMVVFQNYSLLPWLTVRENIALAVNRVMKKHPQPVRDRMIDHHIEMVGLQKAANKRPGQISGGMKQRVAIARALAIRPKLLLLDEPFGALDALTRGGLQEQLMKICQENEVTCVMVTHDVDEALLLSDRIVLMTNGPEAHVGQVVDVPFPRPRERMEVVKHPNYYSLRNEIVYFLNQQKRAKLHKAKPVVAMAANGLEKVNLELGFIPLVDCAPLVVAKEKGLFEAHGLTNVTLNREPSWNAIADGVTTKRLDAAMMVAGMPLGITLGYGNQQPLPMVSALTLSRNGNAITFSKHLYDQGVRSLADFKANLERRPDQVHTLAAVHPTSMHNLLLRYWLASGGIDPDRDVSVTVIPPAQMVSNLKAGTIDGYCVGEPWNARAVAEGLGVVMATDNDIWPGHLEKVLGVTEAWANQYPKTHVALVKALLEACEYCDDRRNREEIAEMLAKPEYVGADEAHIRQGFIDPYDRGDGSEPQPVHNYIQFFTGKANYPDVSEAVWMMTQMARWGITPFPRNWLEVAERVKRADIFGQAARELGLLDIGRDRHTIHLFDGVVFDPDEPLAYLDKFALKRDLRIEEIPIDAASLR; this is encoded by the coding sequence ATGGCTGTATTTGTCGAAGTTGACCACGTCGATCGCGTCTTTAAACTGCCCACTGGGGGCGAATACATTGCCCTAAAGAATATCGACCTGCAAATTCACAAAGGGGAGTTTGTTTCCCTGGTGGGTCACTCAGGCTGCGGCAAGTCGACCCTGCTGAATATTCTCTCGGGGTTAGACCAGCCCAGCAAAGGCGGCATTGTGCTCGAAGGGCGGCAGGTCACCGAACCCGGCCCCGATCGCATGGTCGTCTTTCAAAACTATTCGCTGCTGCCCTGGCTAACTGTGCGCGAAAACATTGCCCTAGCGGTGAACCGGGTGATGAAAAAGCATCCCCAGCCGGTGCGCGATCGCATGATCGACCACCACATCGAGATGGTGGGTCTACAAAAGGCGGCGAACAAGCGCCCCGGCCAAATCTCGGGCGGCATGAAGCAGCGGGTGGCGATCGCCCGCGCCCTGGCGATTCGCCCCAAGCTGCTGCTGCTCGACGAGCCCTTTGGTGCCCTTGATGCCCTGACTCGGGGCGGTCTGCAAGAGCAGCTGATGAAAATTTGCCAAGAAAACGAAGTCACCTGCGTCATGGTCACCCACGATGTCGATGAGGCGCTGCTGCTGAGCGATCGCATCGTGCTGATGACCAACGGCCCCGAGGCCCACGTCGGCCAGGTGGTAGATGTGCCCTTCCCCCGCCCCCGCGAGCGCATGGAGGTGGTCAAGCACCCCAACTACTACAGCCTGCGCAACGAGATCGTCTACTTCCTCAACCAGCAAAAGCGGGCCAAGCTGCACAAGGCCAAGCCTGTGGTGGCCATGGCTGCCAACGGCCTAGAAAAGGTCAACCTAGAGCTAGGTTTCATTCCTCTAGTCGACTGTGCGCCCCTGGTGGTAGCCAAAGAGAAAGGTCTATTTGAGGCCCACGGCCTGACCAATGTCACCCTCAACCGAGAGCCAAGCTGGAATGCGATCGCCGATGGCGTCACCACCAAACGCCTCGACGCCGCCATGATGGTGGCGGGCATGCCCCTGGGCATTACCCTGGGCTACGGTAACCAGCAGCCCCTCCCCATGGTCAGCGCCCTCACCCTCAGCCGCAACGGCAACGCCATTACCTTTAGCAAGCATCTCTACGACCAGGGGGTGCGCTCCCTGGCCGACTTTAAGGCCAACCTCGAGCGCCGCCCCGACCAGGTGCACACCCTAGCCGCCGTGCACCCCACCTCTATGCACAACCTGCTGCTGCGCTACTGGCTGGCCTCCGGCGGCATCGACCCCGACCGCGATGTCAGCGTCACGGTGATTCCACCCGCGCAGATGGTGTCAAACCTGAAGGCGGGCACCATCGACGGCTACTGCGTCGGTGAACCCTGGAACGCCCGCGCCGTGGCCGAAGGGCTGGGCGTGGTCATGGCCACCGACAACGACATCTGGCCCGGCCACCTGGAAAAAGTGCTCGGCGTCACCGAGGCCTGGGCCAACCAGTACCCCAAAACCCACGTGGCCCTGGTCAAAGCCCTGCTCGAAGCCTGCGAATACTGCGACGACCGCCGCAACCGCGAAGAAATCGCCGAAATGCTGGCCAAGCCCGAGTACGTGGGGGCCGACGAGGCCCACATTCGCCAGGGCTTTATCGACCCCTACGATCGCGGTGACGGCAGCGAACCCCAGCCAGTCCACAACTATATTCAGTTCTTTACCGGCAAGGCCAACTACCCCGATGTCTCGGAGGCGGTGTGGATGATGACCCAGATGGCCCGCTGGGGCATTACCCCCTTCCCCCGCAACTGGCTGGAGGTGGCCGAGCGGGTGAAGCGGGCCGACATCTTTGGCCAGGCCGCCCGCGAGTTAGGGCTGCTGGATATTGGCCGCGATCGCCACACCATTCACCTGTTCGATGGCGTGGTGTTTGACCCCGACGAACCGCTGGCCTACCTCGATAAGTTCGCCCTCAAGCGCGACCTGCGGATCGAAGAAATCCCGATTGATGCCGCCAGCCTCCGATAG
- a CDS encoding nitrate ABC transporter ATP-binding protein produces MQVLNSPTQSLSYQQTQEPFLIIDNLSKVYPTPSGDFVVLDGIDLAVNEGEFVCVIGHSGCGKSTLLDMVAGFRQPTQGEVRLQSQAIQEPGPDRMVVFQNYSLLPWLTAYENIYLGVKSVFPNKPEAAKKHIVMEHLEMVGLADVANKKPSALSGGMKQRVCIARALALRPKVLILDEPFGALDPITREELQEELLTIWRDHQITVLMITHDIDEALFLSDRVVMMTNGPAAKIGEVMQVPFARPRDRARMMEDPKFYELRNEALDFLYHRYAHDDTE; encoded by the coding sequence ATGCAAGTGTTAAATTCACCTACCCAATCCCTTAGCTACCAGCAAACCCAGGAACCGTTCCTGATTATCGATAACCTCTCTAAGGTCTACCCCACCCCCTCAGGCGACTTTGTCGTGCTCGACGGCATTGACCTAGCCGTCAATGAAGGCGAATTTGTCTGCGTCATTGGCCACTCGGGCTGCGGCAAATCAACTCTGCTCGACATGGTGGCCGGGTTCCGCCAGCCCACCCAGGGCGAAGTGCGCCTGCAATCTCAAGCCATCCAAGAGCCCGGCCCCGATCGCATGGTGGTGTTTCAAAACTATTCGCTGCTACCCTGGCTCACCGCCTACGAAAATATTTATCTGGGGGTGAAGTCGGTCTTTCCCAACAAGCCCGAGGCAGCGAAAAAGCATATCGTCATGGAGCACCTGGAGATGGTGGGCCTGGCCGATGTGGCCAACAAAAAGCCCAGCGCCCTCTCCGGCGGTATGAAGCAGCGGGTCTGCATTGCCCGCGCCCTGGCCCTGCGCCCCAAGGTGCTAATTCTGGACGAACCCTTTGGTGCCCTCGACCCAATTACCCGCGAAGAGCTGCAAGAAGAACTGCTGACGATCTGGCGAGACCACCAGATCACCGTGCTGATGATCACCCACGACATCGATGAGGCTCTGTTCTTGAGCGATCGCGTGGTGATGATGACCAACGGCCCCGCCGCTAAGATCGGCGAGGTGATGCAGGTGCCCTTTGCCCGCCCGCGCGATCGCGCCCGCATGATGGAAGACCCCAAATTTTACGAGCTACGCAACGAAGCCCTCGACTTCCTCTACCACCGCTACGCCCACGACGACACGGAGTAA
- a CDS encoding exostosin family protein, whose translation MKVLKIFLEESCCESLKNTFQSEGFSITSDASEADAIIFQAHKYSYIKNSHLFKDFKEKCFNLTQSDFPGFFLPGIYASNYRHFFRVLTDGRTKTFSYFYIDKNSRNQYIDPYKDKHLEKKYLFSFIGGPTSHLRRKIFKIYENNPSNNFLVRSSLKYNHWDATKNFELEKKKNQENYVKTVKESLFCICPRGAGHSSIRLFEAMELGICPVIIADRWIPPVGPKWEDFSVFIQEKDIAKLEDILSPQSNRALLMGEKAREAFDKYFSDEVRHEQIHRLLLSLIENRDESQENLIHYFFPLLYNSNKFYNNITQSIKKLLLLLGMR comes from the coding sequence ATGAAAGTATTAAAAATATTCCTAGAGGAATCCTGTTGCGAATCCTTAAAAAACACATTCCAATCAGAAGGATTCTCTATAACCTCTGATGCCAGCGAGGCCGATGCAATTATTTTTCAAGCTCACAAATATTCATACATCAAGAACAGTCATCTCTTTAAAGACTTTAAAGAAAAGTGCTTTAACCTGACCCAGTCAGATTTTCCCGGCTTTTTCCTTCCAGGGATATACGCAAGCAATTACAGGCATTTTTTTCGCGTCCTTACAGATGGCAGAACTAAAACTTTTAGCTATTTTTACATAGACAAGAATTCCAGAAATCAATATATAGATCCATACAAAGATAAGCATCTAGAAAAGAAATATTTGTTTTCGTTCATAGGAGGACCGACCTCACATCTCAGAAGAAAGATATTCAAAATATACGAAAACAACCCTTCAAACAACTTCCTAGTCAGATCATCGCTAAAGTATAATCACTGGGACGCAACGAAAAATTTTGAGCTAGAAAAAAAGAAAAATCAAGAAAATTATGTAAAAACAGTCAAAGAATCTCTATTTTGCATATGCCCAAGAGGAGCTGGCCACTCCAGCATCAGGCTTTTTGAGGCGATGGAACTAGGTATATGTCCAGTTATAATTGCCGACAGGTGGATTCCGCCTGTTGGTCCCAAATGGGAAGATTTCTCTGTCTTTATCCAGGAAAAAGACATAGCTAAGCTAGAAGATATACTATCACCTCAAAGCAATAGAGCACTTTTGATGGGTGAAAAGGCTAGGGAAGCCTTCGACAAGTATTTTTCAGACGAAGTTCGCCATGAACAGATTCACAGGTTGTTGCTATCTCTAATAGAAAACCGCGATGAATCACAAGAAAATCTAATCCACTATTTCTTTCCTTTACTCTACAACTCAAATAAGTTTTACAACAACATTACTCAGTCAATTAAAAAGCTGCTCTTGCTGCTGGGCATGAGGTAG
- a CDS encoding fumarate reductase/succinate dehydrogenase flavoprotein subunit, protein MLDPRIPAGPLNQKWSHFKEHCRLVSPKNKAKHTILVVGTGLAGASAAASLAELGYNVKSFCIQDSPRRAHSIAAQGGINATKNYPNDGDSVWRLFYDTIKGGDYRSREANVHRLAEISSGIIDQCVAQGVPFAREYGGLLDNRSFGGAQVSRTFYAQGQTGQQLLLGAYSAMMRMVQAGKIEVYARREMLELVVADGKARGIVVRNLVTGEFERYAGDAVLLCTGGYGNVYYLSTNAKNSNVTAAWRCHRRGAYFANPCYTQIHPTCIPVSGDYQSKLTLMSEGLRNDGRVWVPLKAGDTRHPDDIPDAERDYYLETRYPAFGNLVPRDVASRNSKAMTDEGRGVGETGLAVYLDFRDAINTQGRDTIAARYGNLFGMYQRISGENPYETPMRIYPAVHYTMGGLWVDYHLMSTIPGLFVLGEANFSDHGANRLGASALMQGLADGYFVIPYTLGDYIAGQAFSPVTTDDDAFGEAEASAKARITKLLSIQGEKTVMEFHRELGRIVWDYVGMARNREGLESAIAQIQDLRAEFWQNLKVPGDANTRNQNLEFAGRVADFMELAELMARDALQREESCGGHFREEYQTSDGEAKRDDEHFAFVAAWEYAREGRSPELHREDLNFENVQLTQRSYK, encoded by the coding sequence ATGCTTGACCCCCGCATTCCCGCTGGCCCGCTAAACCAAAAGTGGAGCCACTTTAAAGAGCACTGTCGCCTGGTCAGCCCCAAAAACAAGGCCAAGCACACCATTCTCGTCGTTGGCACGGGGCTGGCGGGGGCCTCGGCGGCGGCTAGCTTGGCAGAACTGGGCTATAACGTCAAAAGCTTTTGCATTCAAGACTCGCCCCGCCGCGCCCACAGCATTGCTGCCCAGGGGGGCATCAACGCTACGAAGAACTACCCCAACGACGGCGACAGCGTGTGGCGGCTGTTCTACGACACCATCAAAGGCGGCGACTATCGCTCTCGCGAGGCCAACGTGCATCGGCTGGCGGAGATCAGCAGCGGCATTATCGACCAGTGCGTGGCCCAGGGGGTACCCTTTGCGCGGGAGTATGGCGGCCTGCTCGACAACCGATCCTTTGGTGGGGCCCAGGTGTCGCGAACCTTCTACGCCCAGGGGCAGACGGGGCAGCAGCTATTGCTGGGGGCTTACAGCGCCATGATGCGCATGGTGCAGGCGGGCAAAATCGAGGTCTACGCCCGCCGCGAGATGCTGGAACTGGTGGTAGCTGACGGCAAAGCGCGGGGCATTGTGGTGCGTAACCTGGTGACGGGAGAGTTTGAGCGCTATGCCGGAGATGCGGTGCTGCTGTGCACGGGGGGCTACGGCAATGTCTATTACCTCTCGACCAACGCGAAGAACTCGAACGTGACGGCGGCCTGGCGCTGCCATCGGCGGGGGGCTTACTTTGCCAACCCCTGCTACACGCAAATTCACCCCACCTGCATTCCGGTGTCGGGCGATTACCAGTCAAAACTGACGCTGATGAGCGAGGGCCTACGCAACGACGGGCGGGTGTGGGTGCCGCTAAAGGCGGGGGATACTCGCCATCCCGACGACATTCCTGATGCGGAGCGTGACTACTACCTAGAGACTCGCTATCCGGCCTTTGGCAACCTGGTGCCGAGAGATGTGGCCTCGCGTAACTCGAAGGCGATGACCGATGAAGGGCGCGGCGTAGGGGAAACGGGGCTGGCAGTGTATCTGGATTTTCGCGATGCCATTAACACCCAGGGCCGCGACACCATCGCCGCCCGCTACGGCAACCTGTTCGGCATGTATCAGCGAATCTCGGGCGAAAACCCCTACGAAACCCCCATGCGTATCTACCCCGCCGTCCACTACACCATGGGTGGGCTGTGGGTTGACTACCACCTGATGAGCACGATTCCGGGCTTGTTTGTGCTGGGTGAAGCGAATTTCTCAGACCACGGGGCGAATCGGCTGGGGGCTAGCGCCCTAATGCAAGGCTTGGCGGATGGGTACTTTGTGATTCCTTACACCCTGGGCGACTACATTGCAGGGCAGGCGTTCTCGCCTGTGACCACCGATGACGATGCCTTTGGGGAAGCGGAGGCCAGCGCCAAGGCCCGGATTACCAAGTTGCTGAGCATCCAGGGCGAAAAAACCGTGATGGAGTTTCACCGCGAACTGGGCCGCATCGTGTGGGATTACGTGGGGATGGCGCGGAATCGGGAAGGGCTGGAGAGTGCGATCGCCCAGATTCAAGACCTGCGGGCTGAGTTCTGGCAAAACCTCAAAGTCCCTGGGGATGCCAATACTCGGAACCAAAATCTGGAGTTTGCCGGGCGCGTCGCTGACTTCATGGAGCTAGCTGAGCTGATGGCCCGGGATGCTTTGCAGCGCGAAGAATCGTGCGGCGGCCACTTTCGCGAAGAGTACCAAACCTCCGATGGCGAAGCCAAACGTGACGACGAGCATTTCGCCTTTGTGGCGGCGTGGGAGTATGCGAGAGAGGGGCGATCGCCAGAACTGCACCGTGAAGATCTCAATTTTGAGAACGTGCAGCTCACCCAGCGCAGCTATAAGTAA
- a CDS encoding creatininase family protein, producing the protein MLLHLCTWPEVETYLTQSSGLILPIGSTEQHGPTGLIGTDAICAEVIAKGVGEAADALVGPTINVGMALHHTAFPGSMTLRPSTLIAVIQDYLTPLVRYGFTRFFFINGHGGNIATLKAAFAEVYTALATDQIPQAEQVRCKTANWFMARSVYTLAKELYGDQEGSHATPSEVALTQYAYPDFIKQAPLDPPVAPSGHAIYSPTDFRKRYPDGRMGSNPALATPEHGQQLYEAAVKELTSDYLAFLASE; encoded by the coding sequence ATGCTGCTGCATCTCTGCACTTGGCCCGAAGTCGAAACCTACCTCACCCAGTCTTCAGGCCTTATTTTGCCCATTGGCTCGACTGAGCAGCACGGCCCCACGGGCCTGATTGGTACCGATGCGATCTGTGCCGAAGTGATTGCCAAAGGGGTCGGTGAAGCCGCCGATGCCTTGGTGGGGCCGACCATCAACGTGGGAATGGCGCTGCACCACACCGCTTTTCCTGGCTCGATGACACTGCGCCCCAGCACCCTGATCGCCGTCATTCAGGATTACCTCACGCCCTTGGTACGCTACGGCTTTACCCGTTTCTTTTTTATCAATGGCCACGGCGGCAACATTGCTACCCTCAAGGCCGCCTTTGCCGAGGTCTATACAGCCCTGGCCACTGACCAGATTCCCCAGGCTGAGCAGGTGCGCTGCAAGACGGCTAACTGGTTTATGGCTCGGTCGGTCTATACCCTGGCGAAAGAGCTCTATGGCGACCAAGAGGGCTCCCATGCTACCCCCAGTGAGGTGGCCCTGACCCAGTATGCCTACCCGGATTTCATTAAGCAGGCTCCGCTGGATCCTCCTGTGGCTCCCTCAGGTCATGCTATCTATAGCCCTACCGACTTTCGCAAGCGCTATCCCGATGGCCGGATGGGGTCGAACCCGGCCCTGGCCACCCCTGAGCATGGGCAGCAGCTCTACGAGGCGGCGGTGAAAGAGCTGACCAGCGACTATCTGGCCTTTTTGGCCTCGGAGTAG